In Ruminococcaceae bacterium BL-6, a genomic segment contains:
- a CDS encoding protein of unknown function (Evidence 5 : Unknown function), protein MNAVLKSIFHNGISSSEEIVPKDPEYRAVNRKIGVLRLMVSGWALRSRERFIHAKNSG, encoded by the coding sequence ATGAACGCCGTCCTGAAATCCATTTTCCATAACGGAATTTCTTCTTCTGAAGAGATCGTCCCCAAAGACCCGGAGTATCGCGCCGTCAATCGGAAAATCGGCGTGCTTCGCCTTATGGTTTCAGGCTGGGCGCTTCGCTCGCGGGAGAGGTTTATACACGCGAAGAATAGCGGCTGA
- a CDS encoding Transcriptional regulator produces MNVGYIAQGGDPIKLKDAISRRIKLLCKERNLNPSSLAYLCGIDRSTVYSILGDKSKSPEVATIKKICDGLEITLGEFFCSPEFDGLEQEIK; encoded by the coding sequence ATGAATGTGGGATATATTGCACAAGGAGGGGATCCTATTAAACTGAAAGACGCTATTTCAAGACGGATAAAATTGCTGTGTAAGGAACGGAATTTAAACCCCAGCAGCCTCGCATATCTTTGCGGCATAGACCGCTCCACCGTTTACAGTATTTTAGGAGACAAAAGCAAAAGCCCTGAAGTCGCCACCATAAAGAAAATATGCGACGGGTTGGAAATTACATTAGGGGAATTTTTCTGTTCGCCGGAGTTCGACGGGCTGGAACAGGAGATAAAGTAA
- a CDS encoding conserved protein of unknown function (Evidence 4 : Unknown function but conserved in other organisms), translating to MGDKICCFAGHRTLPADKISHILKRLHEEIEKQIQSGITTFISGGALGFDQMAAAFIAAKKETGYAIDLILALPCRDQDARWDSKARNLYRYLLKSADEVVYVSDAYTVDCMKKRNRYMVDHSTHCICALLRN from the coding sequence ATGGGAGATAAAATCTGCTGTTTTGCGGGGCACAGAACATTGCCCGCAGATAAAATCAGCCATATTCTGAAAAGGCTACATGAGGAAATAGAAAAGCAGATTCAATCGGGAATAACCACTTTTATCTCGGGCGGTGCGTTAGGGTTTGATCAAATGGCGGCGGCTTTTATCGCCGCCAAAAAGGAGACGGGATACGCGATTGATCTGATATTGGCATTACCTTGCAGAGATCAAGACGCTCGATGGGATAGTAAAGCCAGGAACCTGTACCGTTATTTGCTGAAGAGTGCGGACGAAGTTGTGTATGTTTCCGACGCCTACACGGTTGATTGTATGAAAAAACGAAACCGTTATATGGTTGACCACTCGACACATTGTATTTGTGCCTTGTTGAGAAATTAA